The Streptomyces cynarae genome contains a region encoding:
- a CDS encoding beta-ketoacyl-[acyl-carrier-protein] synthase family protein, translated as MTAYVCPPAVIHGEHAVETSQIVAEVRGRHPHAAWAPRIDGIAASTGIETRGWMLPLETAVAPGNGGGLRTVGIGPAREALARDGFTQQDVDRAIAALEAIPAPQTVQERTAPAWEAVQSYGERAARGALQIAGLDAADIDCLITSNSTTPALPGLDIALANRLPLRNDVMLLPATQWACIAGTRSLALAADLVAADPDRVVLVVIAEALSTTYQPADDTLESLIVRLLFADTAVAAVVTGRPRRESMLRLDAAWHHTLPGTQDLHRLETRSDGTHFVMDRRGPRAVQETVTAMWEWLRVRYQDHPDAWHPDVLLAHPGGTKVLEYMEQTMPDAWPSGLLDYSRDSYTGGNRGGAAVFDIMRRAHDAGQKPGSRAVLYAAAPGLSATALDGEWL; from the coding sequence ATGACCGCTTACGTCTGTCCTCCTGCCGTGATACACGGCGAGCACGCCGTGGAGACCAGCCAGATCGTGGCGGAGGTGCGCGGCCGGCACCCGCACGCGGCGTGGGCGCCGCGGATCGACGGCATCGCGGCCAGTACGGGCATCGAGACCCGCGGGTGGATGCTGCCGCTGGAGACCGCCGTCGCGCCCGGCAACGGCGGGGGCCTGCGGACTGTCGGCATCGGGCCGGCCCGAGAGGCGCTTGCACGCGACGGGTTCACTCAGCAGGACGTGGACCGCGCGATCGCCGCCCTCGAGGCGATACCCGCGCCGCAGACCGTCCAGGAGCGCACCGCGCCGGCCTGGGAGGCCGTGCAGTCCTACGGGGAGCGCGCGGCGCGCGGGGCCCTGCAGATCGCCGGGTTGGACGCGGCAGACATCGACTGCCTGATCACCAGTAATTCCACCACCCCGGCGCTCCCGGGTCTGGACATCGCCCTGGCCAACAGGCTTCCGCTCCGCAACGACGTGATGCTGCTGCCGGCCACACAGTGGGCCTGTATCGCGGGGACCCGCTCCCTGGCGCTGGCGGCGGATCTCGTGGCCGCGGACCCCGACCGTGTGGTCCTGGTCGTGATCGCGGAGGCGCTGAGCACGACCTACCAGCCCGCGGACGACACTCTCGAGTCCCTGATCGTCCGGTTGCTGTTTGCGGACACGGCAGTCGCCGCGGTGGTCACGGGCCGCCCGAGGCGCGAGTCGATGCTGCGGCTGGACGCCGCCTGGCACCACACCCTGCCCGGCACGCAGGACCTGCACCGTCTGGAAACGCGGTCGGACGGAACCCACTTCGTGATGGACCGGCGCGGGCCGCGCGCCGTACAGGAGACGGTCACCGCGATGTGGGAGTGGCTGCGCGTCCGCTACCAGGACCACCCCGACGCCTGGCACCCCGACGTGCTGCTGGCGCACCCCGGCGGGACCAAGGTGCTGGAGTACATGGAGCAGACGATGCCCGACGCGTGGCCCTCGGGGCTGCTGGACTACAGCCGGGACAGCTACACCGGCGGCAACCGTGGAGGCGCCGCCGTGTTCGACATCATGCGGCGGGCCCACGACGCCGGGCAGAAGCCGGGCAGTCGCGCCGTCCTGTACGCGGCGGCACCGGGCCTCTCCGCCACCGCCCTGGATGGGGAG
- a CDS encoding glyoxalase superfamily protein: MDEEVIPILHVVDAAAAVRWYERLGFVKQWEHRFEPRLPAFVEVARGRVRLFLSEHQGDARPDTLVYLRLRDLDATASEFGVQVRDAPWGREIELRDPDGNRLRIGTPTE, encoded by the coding sequence ATGGACGAGGAAGTCATTCCCATTCTTCATGTCGTGGATGCCGCGGCCGCCGTTCGGTGGTACGAGCGACTGGGCTTCGTCAAGCAGTGGGAGCACCGCTTCGAACCGCGACTTCCCGCGTTCGTCGAAGTCGCCCGGGGCAGGGTGCGGTTGTTCTTGTCGGAACACCAGGGCGATGCCCGCCCCGACACGTTGGTCTACCTCCGCCTTCGTGATCTCGATGCCACTGCTTCCGAGTTCGGTGTGCAGGTGAGGGACGCTCCCTGGGGACGTGAGATCGAGCTGCGCGATCCTGACGGCAACCGGCTTCGGATCGGCACGCCGACGGAATGA